In Candidatus Bathyarchaeota archaeon, one DNA window encodes the following:
- the albA gene encoding DNA-binding protein Alba, giving the protein MSEEDPVESVASKAASPIPPDTILIGRKPVLSYATAVLMHFTGGATELTVKARGRAISRAVDVIEVVRRRFLGGKLQVKDIKIGTETVGEGGDARNVSTIEIKVEKVD; this is encoded by the coding sequence ATGTCTGAGGAAGACCCCGTTGAGAGCGTCGCTTCTAAGGCTGCCTCGCCTATCCCACCCGACACGATCCTGATCGGCAGGAAGCCTGTGCTCAGCTACGCCACAGCTGTCCTCATGCACTTCACGGGAGGCGCCACCGAGTTGACGGTTAAGGCTAGGGGCAGGGCCATCAGCAGGGCCGTGGATGTGATAGAGGTCGTCCGTAGGAGGTTCCTGGGCGGTAAGCTTCAGGTTAAGGATATTAAGATCGGGACGGAGACGGTGGGCGAGGGCGGCGATGCTCGGAACGTCTCCACCATCGAGATCAAGGTTGAGAAGGTGGATTAA
- a CDS encoding CdvA-like protein, whose amino-acid sequence MKAEEIRPFIGKPVTDIHKRQVGRIIGYYANTRNEATSVELELVNGDFVNTPVNQIEITGDAVYYIQPWELEAESLKKQFDLIIRRIKALDELRRNGDIDEAIYEELRRQHSSSVEELKEQREVLLESLNERMRKLDNQIKELEIFLANSKMQHTSGEINDQAYKTAYEAVNNGLNRAISEKNHLRELTEFLKNAEFTIQRPGLIREEERQASTPIGKIPDIVYVKMREEAI is encoded by the coding sequence TTGAAGGCTGAGGAGATAAGACCCTTCATCGGGAAACCCGTAACCGACATCCATAAGAGGCAGGTGGGCAGGATAATCGGCTACTACGCCAACACCAGGAATGAAGCCACCTCCGTCGAACTTGAACTGGTCAATGGGGACTTCGTAAATACCCCGGTAAACCAGATAGAGATAACCGGGGACGCCGTCTATTACATTCAGCCCTGGGAGCTGGAGGCTGAATCCCTGAAAAAACAGTTCGACCTCATAATTAGGAGGATAAAAGCCCTGGATGAGCTCCGCAGAAACGGCGACATAGATGAGGCGATCTATGAGGAGCTTCGGAGGCAGCACAGCAGCTCTGTGGAGGAGCTTAAGGAGCAGAGGGAGGTCCTTCTGGAAAGCTTAAACGAGAGGATGAGGAAACTGGACAACCAGATAAAAGAACTGGAGATATTCCTCGCGAATAGTAAGATGCAGCATACTTCAGGGGAGATAAATGATCAAGCCTATAAGACCGCCTATGAGGCGGTAAATAACGGGCTCAACAGGGCGATCTCGGAGAAAAACCATCTGAGGGAGCTCACAGAGTTCCTGAAGAACGCTGAGTTCACAATCCAGAGGCCCGGCTTGATCAGGGAGGAGGAGAGGCAGGCGTCCACACCCATCGGGAAGATCCCCGACATAGTATACGTGAAGATGAGGGAGGAGGCCATCTAG
- a CDS encoding AAA family ATPase: MSSSDELERLAAKYAVEAVQLDRQGSVEMAISRYQRAIELLLKLSILYPEAPQKEIYLNRVNAYRSRIEELKSRGLEKRWDVSGEEKSLEELVITEKPNVKWSDIADLEDAKKAIEEALIFPVKRPDLFPLGWPRGILFYGPPGCGKTLLASAVATEIEAVFYCVDAASLMSKWLGESEKNVAQLFKEARSFASKGQPAIIFIDEIDSIIGKRASEVGGEARTRNQLLKEMDGLLDKNRNLHLYVIGATNKPWILDEAFIRRFQRRIYVPLPGFQARVELFKIHTRNLSLSRNVNLAELARMTEGYSGSDIKDIVQTAHIKVVREFFEKGNPNDRRGAPRPITQEDFLNIMERRRPSVSKDLVKSYELWSQQFTAF; this comes from the coding sequence GTGTCCTCCTCAGATGAGCTGGAGAGGCTGGCGGCCAAATACGCCGTTGAAGCCGTCCAACTGGATCGTCAAGGATCCGTGGAGATGGCTATTTCCAGGTATCAGAGGGCTATAGAGCTCCTGTTGAAGCTCAGCATATTATATCCCGAGGCCCCCCAGAAGGAGATATACCTCAATAGAGTTAACGCCTACAGGAGCAGGATAGAGGAGCTGAAGAGCCGCGGCCTTGAGAAGAGATGGGACGTATCCGGGGAGGAAAAAAGCCTAGAGGAGCTTGTAATAACCGAGAAGCCGAACGTGAAGTGGAGCGACATAGCCGACCTTGAAGACGCTAAGAAGGCTATAGAGGAGGCCTTAATATTCCCGGTGAAGCGGCCTGACCTCTTCCCCCTTGGATGGCCCAGGGGCATACTCTTCTACGGGCCCCCGGGATGCGGTAAAACCCTCCTCGCCTCCGCGGTGGCCACGGAGATAGAGGCCGTGTTCTACTGCGTAGACGCGGCTTCGCTGATGTCTAAATGGCTTGGAGAATCCGAGAAGAACGTGGCGCAACTCTTCAAGGAGGCGCGGAGCTTCGCATCTAAGGGTCAACCCGCCATCATATTCATAGATGAGATAGACTCCATAATAGGGAAGAGGGCGAGCGAGGTGGGAGGCGAAGCGAGGACGAGGAACCAGCTCTTGAAGGAGATGGACGGCCTACTGGATAAGAACAGGAACCTCCACCTGTACGTAATAGGGGCTACCAATAAGCCTTGGATCCTAGATGAAGCCTTCATAAGGAGGTTCCAGAGGAGGATCTATGTCCCCCTCCCCGGATTCCAAGCGAGGGTGGAGCTATTCAAGATTCATACGAGGAACCTGAGCCTCTCAAGGAACGTAAACCTAGCGGAGTTGGCGCGTATGACCGAGGGATACTCCGGAAGCGACATAAAGGATATCGTCCAGACGGCCCATATAAAGGTCGTCAGGGAGTTCTTCGAGAAGGGGAACCCTAACGATAGGAGGGGGGCTCCTAGACCTATAACCCAGGAGGACTTCCTCAACATAATGGAGCGCAGGAGGCCAAGCGTATCAAAAGATCTTGTGAAATCATATGAGCTGTGGTCCCAACAGTTTACAGCTTTTTGA
- a CDS encoding GAF domain-containing protein — protein sequence MEESELKYCWMLHEIAKDLGVAKNLPAILNLIVKSAVDSLNIKASSIRLLDPEGKRLELMAAYGLSEEYLRKGPVELDKSPIDKEAMTGKTVEVEDVTRERILQYHDEAVSEGIRSIICVPLVVRDRIIGSLRAYTSAPHRFNEAEKTFLSALANLGAIAIENAKLTESLRKRIDGLSKLVEVGKSISSSLKVEEVFRRIVRAASEMFNAKGSSLSMLDKGMFKPVSHHGISKSSAFKLAAPSPEELEELLKGSTIAISDVEDSSLKYKAELIGEGVKALLCSPITSKGRVVGALKVYFSEKRRFDDGEDELLSILANLSEISIDNAKLYRLALSNWENLLKEVWEKLDVWGSAK from the coding sequence TTGGAAGAGTCAGAACTGAAATATTGCTGGATGCTCCATGAGATAGCCAAGGATTTGGGGGTTGCGAAGAACCTCCCGGCGATACTGAACCTAATCGTCAAAAGCGCCGTGGATTCCCTGAACATTAAGGCGAGCTCAATTAGGCTCCTAGACCCTGAGGGTAAGAGGCTGGAGCTGATGGCCGCCTACGGTTTAAGCGAGGAATACCTGAGGAAGGGTCCGGTGGAGTTGGATAAGAGCCCGATCGATAAGGAGGCTATGACGGGTAAGACGGTGGAGGTCGAGGACGTTACGAGGGAGAGGATCCTACAATACCACGATGAGGCAGTAAGCGAGGGCATAAGATCCATCATCTGCGTGCCCTTGGTGGTCAGGGATAGGATCATAGGATCCCTCAGGGCTTATACGTCAGCCCCCCACAGGTTCAACGAGGCTGAGAAGACCTTCCTCTCAGCCCTGGCAAACCTCGGAGCCATAGCCATAGAGAACGCGAAGCTTACGGAGAGTCTGAGGAAGAGGATAGATGGGCTCTCCAAACTCGTAGAGGTCGGTAAAAGCATCTCCTCAAGCCTCAAAGTCGAGGAGGTGTTCAGGAGGATCGTTAGGGCGGCCTCGGAGATGTTTAATGCTAAGGGGTCTTCCCTATCCATGCTGGATAAGGGCATGTTTAAACCGGTATCTCACCACGGCATAAGCAAGTCCTCAGCTTTTAAATTGGCTGCTCCATCCCCGGAGGAGCTTGAGGAACTCCTGAAGGGATCGACCATAGCGATCTCGGACGTGGAGGATTCATCCCTTAAATACAAGGCTGAGCTGATAGGCGAAGGCGTTAAAGCCCTCTTGTGCTCGCCCATAACCTCGAAAGGGAGGGTTGTTGGAGCCTTAAAAGTCTACTTCTCGGAGAAGAGGCGCTTCGACGACGGTGAAGATGAACTCCTATCCATACTCGCCAATCTAAGCGAGATATCCATCGACAACGCTAAACTATACAGGCTTGCACTGAGCAACTGGGAGAACCTCCTCAAAGAAGTGTGGGAGAAGCTCGACGTGTGGGGCTCCGCCAAGTAG
- the proS gene encoding proline--tRNA ligase — translation MNGKTVDIGITVRKDEDFPEWYTQLVVKAKIADYSSVKGFMVLMPYGYAIWEMIKSSIDARLREKGHRNAYFPLLIPESLLRKEAEHFKGFVPEVFWVTHSGESPLSERLAVRPTSETIIYESFSKWIKSWRDLPLLLNVWNSVLRAEIKSTKPFIRTSEFLWQEGHTAHASKEEADREVLEILQLYKRFVEEELAIPVISGYKSDKEKFVGALYTTTLEAVMPDGKALQMGTSHNLGQNFSKPFEIKYLGRDEREHYVWTTSWGVSWRLIGALLMVHGDNKGAILPPRIAPIQVVIVPIAYSEDQREKILDESRKVEALLLNEGFRVELDARPQYTPGWKFNDWEMKGVPVRVEIGPKDLEKGEVTVARRDTGERLHVKREGLKDELRRVMSEVQRNLFERAKGLLEAYTSTAEDYEGFIEVLRGKGGFVKAYWCGGEECEEAIKAETGATIRAIPFESEESKGPCIYCGKEDGKMVYFAKAY, via the coding sequence ATGAATGGGAAAACCGTGGATATAGGCATAACCGTGAGGAAGGATGAGGATTTCCCGGAATGGTATACGCAGCTGGTGGTGAAGGCTAAGATAGCCGACTACTCCTCAGTTAAGGGCTTCATGGTCCTCATGCCCTATGGATACGCCATATGGGAGATGATAAAGTCAAGCATCGACGCCAGGCTGAGGGAGAAGGGCCATAGAAACGCCTACTTTCCCCTGCTTATACCGGAGAGCCTCCTGAGGAAGGAGGCTGAGCATTTCAAAGGGTTCGTGCCCGAGGTGTTCTGGGTGACCCATTCTGGTGAATCCCCTTTATCCGAGAGGTTGGCGGTCCGACCCACCTCTGAAACCATAATCTACGAGTCCTTCTCGAAGTGGATAAAGAGTTGGAGGGATCTCCCACTGCTCCTGAACGTGTGGAACTCGGTCCTCAGGGCTGAGATAAAGTCTACGAAGCCTTTCATAAGGACCAGCGAGTTCCTCTGGCAGGAGGGGCATACAGCCCACGCCTCTAAGGAGGAGGCCGACAGGGAGGTCCTGGAGATACTTCAGCTCTATAAGAGGTTTGTGGAGGAGGAGCTGGCGATCCCGGTCATATCCGGATATAAAAGCGATAAGGAGAAGTTTGTAGGCGCCCTATATACTACCACGCTTGAAGCCGTCATGCCCGACGGGAAGGCGTTGCAGATGGGGACCTCCCATAACCTTGGGCAGAACTTCTCGAAGCCCTTCGAGATAAAGTATCTGGGCAGGGATGAGAGGGAGCATTACGTATGGACGACTTCTTGGGGCGTCTCTTGGAGGCTTATAGGGGCGCTCCTGATGGTCCACGGGGACAATAAGGGGGCGATACTACCTCCTCGAATAGCCCCGATACAGGTTGTCATAGTCCCGATAGCTTACTCCGAGGATCAGAGGGAGAAGATCCTCGATGAGAGCCGGAAGGTGGAGGCTCTCCTGCTGAATGAGGGGTTCCGAGTGGAGCTGGATGCCAGGCCTCAATATACGCCGGGATGGAAATTCAATGATTGGGAGATGAAGGGGGTTCCGGTCCGGGTGGAGATAGGGCCGAAGGACCTGGAGAAGGGAGAAGTAACGGTCGCCAGGAGGGATACCGGAGAACGCTTACACGTCAAGAGGGAGGGGTTAAAGGATGAGCTGCGCAGGGTCATGTCTGAGGTGCAGAGGAACCTCTTCGAGAGGGCGAAGGGCCTCCTAGAAGCCTATACCTCCACGGCTGAGGACTACGAGGGATTTATAGAGGTCCTTAGGGGCAAGGGGGGGTTCGTAAAGGCCTACTGGTGCGGGGGGGAGGAATGCGAGGAAGCCATAAAGGCGGAGACCGGGGCCACCATCAGGGCGATCCCCTTCGAATCCGAGGAGTCCAAGGGCCCATGCATATACTGCGGAAAGGAAGATGGGAAGATGGTGTACTTCGCCAAGGCCTATTAG
- the tatA gene encoding twin-arginine translocase TatA/TatE family subunit, whose translation MAFLGPWEIALIIVVLLILFGPKKLPELAQSLGKAVREYRRATSAIEELAEEPVKTISKSLTAEGASKLGADAGAVKGSASALEAIGERSPEEALVETAKKLGIDTEGKTPEEIAEEILKLYKAAPKAEQKP comes from the coding sequence ATGGCGTTTCTGGGGCCATGGGAGATCGCCTTAATAATAGTGGTGTTACTCATACTCTTCGGGCCCAAGAAGCTTCCGGAGCTCGCCCAATCGTTGGGTAAAGCGGTTAGGGAATATAGGAGGGCTACGAGCGCCATAGAGGAGCTCGCCGAAGAGCCTGTAAAGACCATTTCCAAGTCCCTCACAGCTGAAGGGGCTTCGAAGCTTGGAGCTGATGCGGGAGCCGTTAAGGGTTCGGCTTCAGCCTTAGAGGCCATCGGGGAGAGGAGCCCCGAGGAGGCCTTGGTGGAGACCGCTAAGAAGCTCGGTATAGACACCGAGGGGAAGACACCGGAGGAGATAGCCGAGGAAATATTGAAGCTCTATAAGGCAGCCCCTAAAGCTGAGCAGAAACCTTAG
- a CDS encoding preprotein translocase subunit TatC, which translates to MVLKRAGRRVSKDRTDKEKMMTFLEHTAELLSRLRVILISVIASGFFVAFWPLDIRKLFASALNPFESPLEYTPIASVIMKHMARDLLPKGASLIAGGLLDTAYAYLMISMLVGVVLSSPIIAYELYKFFNPALYPHERRYATYIIVSFVFLFSFGIFLAYRVILPITFRILMWFVESAAALPLINLRDFINMIIYLMVGVGLLYTAPVFLVLLVDRGILSSEHLSKNRKMVYAAFIILTAVVTPDPTILSDVILLIPFLVIYEGTVIVSKRVEKNRMKREELLEQG; encoded by the coding sequence TTGGTCTTAAAGAGGGCTGGAAGGCGCGTATCTAAGGACCGTACGGATAAGGAGAAGATGATGACTTTCCTAGAGCATACCGCCGAGCTATTGTCGAGGCTGCGCGTAATATTGATATCGGTTATTGCCTCAGGCTTCTTCGTAGCCTTCTGGCCCCTAGATATAAGGAAGCTCTTCGCATCAGCCCTGAACCCTTTCGAATCCCCGCTGGAGTACACCCCCATAGCTTCGGTGATCATGAAGCATATGGCGAGGGATCTCCTGCCTAAAGGGGCATCCCTGATCGCTGGGGGCCTGCTCGACACCGCCTACGCGTACCTCATGATCTCCATGCTCGTAGGGGTGGTGCTGAGCTCCCCGATAATCGCCTATGAGCTTTACAAGTTCTTCAACCCAGCTCTTTACCCCCACGAACGCAGATACGCCACCTATATAATAGTGTCGTTCGTCTTCCTGTTCAGCTTCGGGATCTTCCTAGCTTACAGGGTGATCTTGCCCATCACGTTCAGGATCCTAATGTGGTTCGTTGAGAGCGCGGCAGCCCTCCCCCTGATAAACCTGAGGGACTTCATAAACATGATCATCTACCTCATGGTGGGGGTGGGCCTCCTATATACGGCGCCCGTATTCCTGGTGCTCCTAGTAGATAGAGGAATCCTCTCATCGGAGCATCTATCCAAGAACAGAAAGATGGTCTACGCCGCGTTCATAATATTAACGGCGGTCGTGACCCCAGACCCTACGATATTAAGCGACGTAATACTCCTCATACCATTCCTCGTCATATATGAGGGGACGGTCATAGTTAGCAAAAGAGTCGAGAAGAACAGGATGAAGAGGGAGGAACTGTTAGAACAGGGGTAG
- a CDS encoding metallophosphoesterase yields the protein MGSRMLDVADEAERARPKEFMELVSKAKSILEAERMGLSNSYKVSGGLVLLPPEGRALVIGDLHGDLESLKHILGESPDGDWIIFLGDYGDRGERSPEVWYTVLKLKVAYPSSVILLRGNHEGPADLTPFPHDLPQYFMERFGSSMGSELYEEIKGLFPLLYHAVLVEGRYLMVHGGLPSKARTLNEIAEADALHPSEPHLEEILWSDPRDHIRGTAPSPRGAGYLFGEDVTLRILGIANAKTVVRGHEPCPFGFETLHNGRIFTLFSRMGPPYYNEEAAYLSISLEDRPLDGYGLAEEAVTFTR from the coding sequence ATGGGTTCAAGGATGCTGGATGTGGCGGATGAGGCGGAGAGGGCTCGTCCGAAGGAGTTTATGGAGCTGGTCTCTAAGGCTAAATCTATTTTGGAGGCTGAAAGGATGGGCCTCTCAAATTCCTATAAGGTTTCAGGGGGGCTGGTGCTACTCCCGCCTGAGGGGAGGGCCCTCGTGATAGGCGATCTGCACGGGGACCTGGAGAGCCTGAAGCATATATTAGGGGAATCCCCCGATGGGGATTGGATAATCTTTCTCGGGGACTACGGGGACAGGGGGGAGCGCTCTCCGGAAGTATGGTATACGGTGCTGAAGCTTAAGGTGGCTTATCCCAGCTCAGTCATCCTATTAAGGGGCAACCATGAGGGCCCGGCCGATTTAACTCCTTTCCCTCACGATCTCCCCCAGTATTTCATGGAAAGGTTCGGGTCATCCATGGGATCCGAGCTGTACGAGGAGATTAAAGGCTTGTTCCCGCTCCTATACCACGCCGTCCTGGTGGAAGGCCGGTACCTGATGGTTCATGGAGGCCTCCCCAGCAAGGCTCGAACCCTTAATGAGATAGCTGAAGCCGACGCTCTACACCCATCAGAGCCCCATTTAGAGGAGATCCTTTGGAGCGATCCTAGAGACCATATACGGGGGACGGCGCCGTCCCCCAGGGGGGCGGGATACCTCTTCGGAGAAGACGTAACTCTCCGCATACTCGGAATCGCGAACGCCAAGACTGTTGTAAGGGGACATGAACCCTGCCCCTTCGGCTTCGAAACCCTACACAACGGCAGGATATTCACCTTATTCTCGAGGATGGGCCCCCCATACTACAACGAGGAGGCGGCGTACCTCTCCATAAGCCTGGAGGACCGCCCCTTGGACGGCTACGGCCTCGCCGAAGAGGCCGTGACCTTCACGAGGTAG
- a CDS encoding 50S ribosomal protein L18, with translation MAKGSRYNLPYRRRREGKTDYRRRMRLILSGKPRFVVRASNKYVIVQVVEARIEGDRVLASAHSKELTSKYGWRGGCGNTPAAYLTGLLAGSRALKSGVSEAILDIGVRRATRGAKVFAALKGGLDAGLEIPHSDEVIPSLERIRGEHVAGYAKLLSETPELYEERFSQYLRNGLKPEDLPSHFEEVKSKIMEGAPRLKEA, from the coding sequence TTGGCTAAGGGTTCAAGGTACAACCTCCCCTACCGTAGACGCAGGGAAGGAAAAACCGATTATAGGAGGCGTATGAGGCTGATCCTCTCAGGGAAGCCTAGATTCGTGGTCCGCGCCTCAAACAAGTACGTGATCGTACAGGTCGTGGAGGCGCGGATAGAGGGCGACAGGGTGTTAGCCTCAGCCCATTCGAAGGAGCTCACCTCAAAGTATGGATGGAGGGGGGGATGCGGGAACACCCCCGCAGCCTATCTAACAGGCCTCCTCGCAGGTTCGAGGGCTCTCAAGTCGGGGGTTTCAGAGGCCATCTTAGATATAGGGGTTAGGAGGGCTACCCGGGGAGCCAAAGTATTCGCGGCCTTGAAGGGAGGCTTGGATGCAGGATTAGAAATCCCCCACAGCGACGAGGTGATCCCGAGCCTGGAGAGGATCAGGGGGGAGCACGTAGCCGGCTACGCTAAGCTGCTCTCCGAGACGCCTGAACTATACGAGGAGAGGTTCTCCCAGTATCTAAGAAACGGTTTAAAACCGGAGGATCTGCCATCCCACTTCGAAGAGGTTAAATCAAAGATCATGGAGGGGGCTCCTAGGCTAAAGGAAGCCTAA
- a CDS encoding 30S ribosomal protein S8, with protein MTSMNPLSNALSTIYNHEERRKRECIIWPASKLIGSVLRVMQKNGYIGEFEFIDDGRAGKFRVQLLGRINRCGAVRPHYPVKVERLEEWEKRYLPSRDMGILILTTPKGIISNREAKDLRMGGRLLAYVY; from the coding sequence TTGACGAGCATGAATCCGCTCTCCAACGCCCTATCCACGATATACAACCATGAGGAGAGGCGTAAGAGGGAATGCATCATATGGCCTGCATCCAAGCTTATAGGATCGGTGCTCAGGGTGATGCAGAAGAACGGCTACATAGGGGAATTCGAATTCATAGACGATGGGAGGGCTGGCAAGTTCAGGGTCCAACTCCTGGGGAGGATAAACAGATGCGGCGCCGTAAGGCCCCACTATCCCGTGAAGGTTGAGAGGCTCGAGGAATGGGAGAAGAGATACCTTCCATCAAGGGACATGGGCATATTGATCCTCACCACGCCTAAGGGCATCATCTCAAACAGGGAGGCTAAGGATCTCCGGATGGGGGGTAGACTCCTAGCCTACGTCTACTAG
- a CDS encoding 30S ribosomal protein S4e — MGRKGGSKHLKRLPSPRFWPIHVKEAKWVVKPSPGPHPIDACIPLLIIVRDILGYAKTGREARKIVSQGKIRVDGRVRRDYKYPVGLMDVVEIPDLEKTYRVLPVARRGLSLIEIPREEATFKLCRIEGKTTVKGGRIQLNLHDGRALLIKVSDPSKPLEDAYKVMDSLKIALPGQDLLSHLRFREGCHVLITGGANMGRIGRLRGVIEGTATRPPSASIEAEDGEVFQTITEYTFTIGEEKPEITLPIRLAA, encoded by the coding sequence TTGGGTAGAAAAGGCGGATCCAAGCATCTTAAGAGGCTTCCATCCCCGAGGTTCTGGCCCATCCATGTGAAGGAGGCGAAGTGGGTTGTAAAGCCCAGTCCAGGGCCGCATCCAATAGATGCGTGTATACCCCTCCTGATAATAGTCAGGGATATACTGGGCTACGCTAAAACCGGCAGGGAGGCCAGGAAGATCGTATCCCAGGGCAAGATCAGGGTGGACGGCAGGGTGAGGAGGGATTATAAGTATCCCGTGGGCCTCATGGACGTGGTGGAGATCCCCGATCTGGAGAAGACCTACAGAGTTTTACCCGTCGCGAGGAGGGGTCTAAGCCTAATAGAGATTCCAAGGGAGGAAGCCACGTTCAAGCTCTGCAGGATAGAGGGGAAGACCACGGTTAAGGGAGGGCGCATCCAGCTGAACCTCCACGACGGGAGGGCCCTACTCATAAAAGTCAGCGATCCATCTAAACCCTTGGAGGACGCCTATAAGGTTATGGATAGCCTCAAGATCGCCCTGCCCGGCCAGGATCTGCTATCACACCTAAGGTTCAGGGAGGGCTGCCACGTCCTGATCACAGGAGGAGCGAACATGGGTAGGATTGGGAGGTTGAGGGGGGTGATCGAGGGGACGGCTACCAGGCCCCCCTCAGCCTCCATAGAAGCAGAGGATGGGGAGGTATTCCAGACCATAACTGAGTACACGTTCACCATAGGGGAGGAGAAGCCGGAGATAACCCTCCCGATCCGGCTCGCAGCATAG
- the rplX gene encoding 50S ribosomal protein L24, producing MLAKSKKPSKQRKLLHQAPVHIRARIMAANLSPELRSKYGRRSFPVRVGDTVKIMRGDFSGIEGKVSGVDRSSYRVYIDGVTREKVSGDNVKVPIHPSNLMIVGLNLEDKWRVKALERAKAEEVA from the coding sequence ATATTGGCGAAGTCTAAGAAGCCTTCCAAGCAGAGGAAGCTGCTGCATCAGGCTCCCGTGCACATCAGAGCCAGGATCATGGCCGCAAACCTGTCCCCTGAGCTTAGAAGCAAGTATGGGAGGAGATCCTTCCCCGTACGTGTCGGGGACACCGTTAAGATCATGAGGGGGGACTTCTCCGGGATCGAGGGGAAAGTCTCCGGGGTGGACAGGTCCTCCTATAGGGTTTATATAGACGGGGTCACTAGAGAGAAGGTCTCAGGGGACAACGTGAAAGTTCCGATCCATCCATCCAACCTGATGATAGTCGGCTTAAACCTAGAGGATAAGTGGAGGGTTAAAGCCCTAGAGCGAGCGAAGGCTGAAGAGGTAGCTTAA
- a CDS encoding 50S ribosomal protein L23 → MDPLKAILHPLVTEDAVRLIESENKLVFIVDLKASRRDVAEAVKELYEVEVDKVNVCITPDGRKKAYVKLAPEFKAADLAAKLGIL, encoded by the coding sequence ATGGATCCGTTGAAGGCTATATTACATCCCCTCGTAACCGAAGACGCTGTGAGACTCATAGAATCCGAGAACAAGCTCGTATTCATCGTGGACTTAAAGGCTTCAAGGAGGGATGTAGCCGAAGCCGTGAAAGAGCTGTATGAGGTGGAGGTGGATAAGGTCAACGTCTGCATAACCCCCGATGGAAGGAAGAAGGCCTACGTTAAGCTCGCGCCGGAATTTAAGGCGGCGGACTTGGCGGCTAAGCTAGGGATCCTATAG
- the rpl4p gene encoding 50S ribosomal protein L4: MRRVKVYGLDGKALRTVKLPSVFNTPVRYDLIQRAVVAQQSHRIQPKGRDPMAGKRTTAESYGVGHGLARVPRVKGERHRRSGQAAFAPGTVGGRLAHPPSPLKRIEKKINRKERLLALKAAIAATADKVLVSLRGHVFNVKRGLPIVVSDEFEGLSKAGGAVEALEKLGVKEDLERVKGSVKERAGKGKMRGRRLKKAVGPLIVIAEDKGVSKAVRNLPGVDVVEVYNLSVEDLAPGTHPGRLTIWSESALKALDEMFVEEVKAVA, translated from the coding sequence TTGAGGAGGGTCAAAGTATACGGCTTAGACGGGAAGGCCTTAAGGACGGTTAAGCTCCCAAGCGTGTTCAACACCCCGGTCAGGTATGACCTGATCCAGAGGGCTGTGGTAGCCCAGCAGAGCCATAGGATCCAGCCTAAAGGCAGGGATCCCATGGCGGGTAAGAGGACCACCGCTGAATCCTACGGCGTAGGCCACGGGCTTGCAAGGGTTCCCAGAGTTAAAGGGGAGAGGCATCGTAGGTCAGGCCAGGCCGCCTTCGCGCCCGGGACCGTCGGCGGGAGGCTAGCCCATCCCCCCTCGCCGCTGAAGAGGATCGAGAAGAAGATCAACCGTAAAGAGCGCCTGCTGGCTCTCAAAGCAGCTATAGCAGCCACGGCGGATAAAGTGCTGGTCAGCCTCAGGGGACATGTATTCAACGTTAAGAGGGGCCTCCCCATAGTCGTATCCGACGAGTTCGAGGGCCTAAGCAAGGCCGGGGGCGCCGTCGAGGCCCTGGAGAAGCTTGGAGTGAAGGAAGATCTGGAGAGGGTTAAAGGGAGCGTCAAGGAAAGGGCTGGTAAGGGCAAGATGAGGGGGAGGAGGCTCAAGAAAGCGGTAGGCCCTCTAATAGTAATAGCTGAGGACAAGGGGGTGTCAAAGGCCGTGAGGAACCTTCCAGGAGTTGATGTAGTGGAGGTATACAATTTAAGCGTTGAGGATCTGGCCCCTGGAACTCATCCTGGGAGGCTCACCATATGGTCTGAGTCGGCTTTAAAAGCCCTGGACGAGATGTTCGTGGAGGAGGTGAAGGCGGTTGCCTAG